From Sulfurovum xiamenensis, one genomic window encodes:
- the gltX gene encoding glutamate--tRNA ligase produces the protein MLRFAPSPTGDMSIEDLRIALFNYMVAKQKDVNFIVRIEDLDKERNITGKDTEIMDIIEKFALPHDSVSHQSENLHIHQTLAIRLLEEKKAFICTCTPEQLNEEQEEAKYNKVPYRYSGRCSAMGAEELHKLKEEKIPFVVRIKAPDAPIITHDLIKGDIETPADEVDSFVILNADGTPTYDFACACDDMISGISLVIRSEDQLSNTPKQIHIKTLLGYEQQADYTHLPMILNAEGKKMSTNDDASSVKWLFEHGFIPDAIANYLILLGNQTPSEIFTMPEALKWFDLSRLSKSPVIFDIDTLRSINAEHLKQMDDKRLSTLFGFADADIGKLAKLYLQEACTINELESKIKPIFAPKNFEGKWSAQMHTMEDIIQNAPMINDFNAFKAHILKESGLEGEDFFTPLRLILTGAEHGPELSEIYPLIKPYLLEVAS, from the coding sequence ATGCTTAGATTTGCCCCATCACCGACCGGTGATATGTCTATAGAAGACCTTCGTATAGCACTGTTTAACTACATGGTAGCCAAACAAAAAGATGTCAACTTCATTGTACGTATCGAAGACCTTGACAAAGAACGGAACATTACCGGCAAAGATACGGAGATCATGGATATCATTGAGAAGTTTGCACTGCCTCACGACAGCGTCTCTCACCAAAGTGAAAACCTCCATATACACCAGACACTGGCGATCAGACTCCTTGAAGAGAAAAAAGCGTTCATCTGTACCTGTACCCCTGAGCAGCTTAATGAAGAGCAAGAAGAGGCAAAATATAACAAGGTACCTTACCGCTACAGTGGTCGGTGCTCTGCTATGGGTGCGGAAGAGCTTCATAAGCTCAAAGAAGAGAAAATACCGTTTGTCGTGCGTATCAAGGCTCCGGATGCACCTATCATCACTCACGACCTGATCAAGGGGGATATCGAAACTCCAGCCGATGAAGTAGACTCTTTTGTCATTTTAAATGCTGACGGTACACCAACCTATGACTTTGCCTGTGCCTGTGATGATATGATCTCAGGGATCAGCCTCGTCATCCGTAGTGAAGATCAACTCTCAAACACGCCTAAACAAATACATATCAAAACGCTCCTTGGATATGAGCAGCAGGCAGACTATACACATCTGCCTATGATTCTTAATGCCGAGGGTAAGAAAATGAGTACAAATGATGATGCCAGCTCGGTCAAGTGGCTATTTGAACATGGATTCATTCCCGATGCGATCGCTAACTACCTGATACTGCTTGGCAATCAAACACCATCAGAGATCTTCACCATGCCTGAGGCATTAAAATGGTTTGACTTGAGTAGACTTTCCAAGTCACCTGTAATATTTGACATAGACACACTCCGTTCTATCAACGCAGAACACCTTAAGCAGATGGATGACAAACGTCTTTCTACACTCTTTGGCTTTGCAGATGCAGATATCGGAAAACTCGCCAAACTCTACCTTCAGGAAGCATGTACCATTAACGAACTTGAATCAAAGATCAAACCGATCTTTGCACCTAAGAATTTTGAAGGTAAATGGAGTGCCCAGATGCACACGATGGAAGATATCATCCAAAATGCTCCTATGATCAATGACTTTAACGCATTTAAAGCACACATTCTGAAAGAGAGCGGACTGGAAGGAGAAGATTTCTTCACCCCGCTGAGACTCATCCTGACGGGTGCTGAGCATGGACCTGAACTCTCCGAGATCTATCCGCTTATTAAACCATATTTACTGGAGGTAGCATCATGA
- a CDS encoding YggT family protein gives MNALIYAIVQTIHTVLNLYIWIVIIAALLSFVRPDPYNPIVQVLYRLTEPVLNFIRRKMPFVVFSGIDLSPLVVILGLQLIDNFMMRAVLG, from the coding sequence ATGAATGCACTTATATACGCCATTGTACAAACGATCCACACTGTACTGAACCTTTATATCTGGATAGTGATCATTGCTGCATTACTGAGTTTTGTACGACCTGATCCTTACAATCCTATCGTACAGGTACTCTACCGTCTAACTGAACCTGTCCTAAACTTCATCAGACGTAAAATGCCCTTTGTTGTATTTTCAGGTATTGATCTTTCGCCTTTGGTTGTGATCTTAGGTCTACAACTGATCGATAACTTTATGATGCGTGCTGTACTCGGATAA